The Schistocerca cancellata isolate TAMUIC-IGC-003103 chromosome 4, iqSchCanc2.1, whole genome shotgun sequence genome contains a region encoding:
- the LOC126183595 gene encoding uncharacterized protein LOC126183595 isoform X2, giving the protein MESVLDFPTAEVTDCVENVVNENSSVESMSHLSNEEAANWVENSAVGSSVIDCGIQSKVEMEDKATETCNFFSDIVHELKRKLKCVLEKFRRREKKVFSMDDKSIEGEGASC; this is encoded by the exons atggaatccgtgctcgatttCCCCACTGCAGAAgttactgattgcgtggagaatgttgtcaatgagaactcttccgtggaaagcatgtctCATTTATCCAATGAAGAAGCTGCGAATTgggtcgaaaac agtgcagttggttcttcagttattgattgtggtatacagtcgaaagtagaaatggaagacaaggcgaccgaaacttgcaattttttctcagacattgtgcacgaattaaaacgtaaactgaaatGCGTCCTTGAAAaatttcgaagaagagagaagaaagtgttttccatggatgacaagtccattgaaggagaaggggcatcttgctga
- the LOC126183595 gene encoding uncharacterized protein LOC126183595 isoform X1 — protein MFAMTVYFYSPAAYEYLQKLMPLPHKSFISKWVASVDCEPGFLTDVFKYIDLNPIVRDQFSDSCLIVDSMAIRKQVVWDQGTKQSTTYRYPAIAQRSVEDNEEIQIMCMRSVGDSAKVFKPDEQVESDVEFKQVLAILPNPNVKHARDTLYYEFPGNLDIFESG, from the coding sequence atgtttgcgatgactgtgtacttttattcaccagcagcatatgaatacctacaaaaattaatgcctctgccccataaatcatttatttccaaatgggtggcaagtgtagactgtgaacctggcttcttaacagatgtttttaagtacattgatttgaacccaattgtaagggaccagttcagcgattcatgtctaattgtagacagtatggcaattagaaagcaagtagtttgggaccaaggaactaagcaatccACTACATATAGATATCCTGCAATTGCACAGAGAAGTGTAGAAGACAATGAGGAAATACAGATTATGTGTATGCGATCTGTTGGGGACTCAGCAAAGGTATTCAAACCTGACGAGCAGGTTGAATCCGACGTAGAGTTTAAACAAGTTCTTGCTATTCTCCCAAATCCAAATGTCAAACATGCTAGGGACACCTTATATTATGAGTTTCCTGGCAATTTAGACATTTTCGAAAGTGGGTGA